The window agaaaaaGGGGCAAGGCCTGTGGAAGagccagagaaggggtggggcctcgagggaagaggtggagcagggatggagAAGAGGCAAGGCCGGGGGCAGAGCCTTGGGGGACTAGTTACCAGCAATTaaaaaggtggcaaccctatgTGGGCTACCTATATCACACCTATACACAATACCCCCTCCTGTGCTGGTGCACGGGGAACTGGCAGACAGGGGTAGGAACTCTGCCCTGCCAATGTTCTAGCCAGCACAGCGAGCTGGcatgaaggggaaaggaatcTGTGCCAGGTACACAGTTGGTGCAAATGGTTCCCCACCCTGGGAAGAGAGGAAACCATGAACCAGCTTGTTCCTCTCTTAGTCACAATATAGTCTCTGGTCTGTTCCTGGGTAATACAACTATTCAGAGAACACAGGAACTTCCAAACTGGATCAGACCtaagatccatctagtccagcaaCTTGTCTAAGAAAGTGATTACTACTATATGCCTCAGAGGAAGGTGTGGGAATcccacagaagacagatgtgGAGTAATCTGCTCCCCACATAGGTCTTATGCTGGTATCTAATACACCTCTGcctcgatataatgtgacctgatataacatgaattcggatataacgtggtaaagcagtgctcgggggggggggggctgtgcactccagtggatcaaagcaagttcaatataacgtggtttcacctacaacatggtaagattttttggctcccaaggacagcgttatatcgaggtagaggtgtagttattgACTGGTTTAAGACCTAAAGCACAAGGCTTAATATCCCTTTCAAAATTTGTGTTGACATTAAGTGTGATAACTGAATAATTTTATACTATATAAATGTTCAAACCCTTTTGGAATCTTGTGCGGAAAAGGATTCCTTGTATTGGTTCACAGTTTcccaccttttaatttcattgagtgtcTCCTGAGGGCTTGTGGCCCACAGTGCTTTGAGCTTCTTCAAACAACGGTAgtagtcagggccgcccagaggggggcaagtggggcaatttgccccaggccccgggccctgcaggggcccccacgagaatatagtattttatagtattgcaactttttttatggaagcggcccccaaaattgctttgccccaggcccgctgaatcctctgggcagtcctgGTAGTAGTTAACACTAGGAAAGAAGACAGAATTGAACACTGCCTAATCAGAGTAGCATTGAGAAAGATACAATGCTATACAAATCTGTGGTTAATTCAGAAGACATTTCAGCAATGGGGTAAACATAACaaggaaaaatacaaaataaattttaTGGGGTGTACTTACAAAAATACTCTAGGTTAGGTATAAAATACTTAAGAATAGGAGGAAATTCAGAAGCCTCCCCACCTACATACAAACATATGAACATCATGATTGCTGAGGTTATCACTTTTAGAAATACCATTCCAAAATTACCTCCTGGTAACGACAGGGTGATTAACTGAAACACTGATaggctgacttcagtggcatcaaTTTAGGAAGCAGTACTTACTAGACTAAATCAAAAGTACAGAATCCTCTCTTCACTTGAGGTCCTGTGAAGAAATCTACTTACTATTCATGATTATTAATAATGTTTGGCTACCAGTATTTTTTCATTCCATCCCACTTTCATTCAATATTGTCTTACTCACTTTTATTCAATAAGCACTAAGATCCTTCATTTGATGCATTGCACATAATTTGGTTAGTGTCAATCAACAAAACAGATTTGTATTATTGAGCCTTGTTGTTCCTCTATCAATGTGCTCTTTTCTGTTCTAATTCAATCCATGGCATTTGGAAGAAGAACAGGACCCAAAAAGAACCAAGGGAAAATCCTCATCTGATGTAAACTGTCAAAGCTTCAATGATTTTGCCGGAGCTATAATAATATACACTCGCAGAGGATCTTTTCCCAAATCTTTTGACATTCATTTGCTCACTCATTCTTGCATTTTATTAAGGATATATTAAGCACTATACCTTTCAGTCAGTCTGTTCCCAGATTCCAAAATATCAAGAGTTCTATATACAATACCTGTTCATGCTTCCACTAACTTTAGTAGCAGCAAAATTATTAATTAATCATATTGTCATTTGAACGCTGAAGCCTGGCCTACAACATTTGAGGATAATTGCATAGAAGTCACATGACAATGGCAACAGCCTTTAGAAGCTGTTAATTGCTCAATACTCTATATTTACTAAAAAGATATCTGAGAGCCACTTTAGTATTGTTATTGCAAAAATCACCAGGTGGTGCTGTTACACAATCTCACAAATTCTTTTATATAACATTGGAGCATTCAGTCTTTGAAGAAATGTTTTTATTGTGTTACTTTAGTGATGTAGTTTCTTCATGTGGGATCTGTGGTGAATGGCAGGGAAATTTACTTTCTCTCTTAATCTCTCTAATCAGGGTCAATTCTTGAGGCACAGTTGCTCCCTGGAAACAAGGAATTGGTTTTTGTCCTGAGATTCCTAAAAGAGGGGATTACCTACATGCTGTTTGTCCACCTCCATTCCAAGACAAGAGTAGCTAGTGTTAAATAAATAACCTGAACTAAGAGTATATCCAGCCTCTATGTCACTGACTTGTTTTCCAACAGGAAGTTGACCTACAAGGCTCTAGAATATGTTACCACTAAGCAGAGGGGCTACAGAGGGGCCTgaccctgcaaggtgctgagcagttTCAAATCCAGTGACTTCAATATGAGTTGAGGATATATACCTTCTCTCTGGATCATGTCTGCATTCATGTTTCTACAAGAACAGGGCAAAAAAAATTGGCTGAAATACTTTTGGTGAAAAAATGCATATCTGGTGACaccaaaacatttcctgaatttaTGTTGGTTTCAACAAATTGTTTTGGTTGAAGATAATCtccttctaaaaaaaaattccccaaaacatcaaaacattttgttctgacattttcaaaacaaaatgttttgattttttggtttgaaatgaattggatttcaaaatttcctttaattttatttttaagacaatgcaaaagtttttaaatggtcaaaatcaaaatgaaatatttcagttttgtcaGAACAAAACAATTAGCTTGCCCTTAAACAAACTCTTTTTGActttttgattcactgaaaaaaaatgtttaaatataattttgggttcaacccaaaacaattgtttttcaatttttcagaattgccagcaaaccaaaaaatatCCATTATCTGCACAGCTTTAGCTACTGCATCGCATAATGTCAATGAtgacatcaacatgggatttATAAGTACTCAGCCCCTCAGGATTCAACCTTCTGGGTTTGAATCACCACAGACTTAGACCCCAGTTCAGGATTGTATCCAATGTTCAAGATGGAAGTTAAGGCCGCGTTATATGCACATTCCCGCTATATAGATGCGCATTCTAGTGAGGGTCTGATGTATTTAACTTTGAGCACAAGTCTGTTGAAGTTAATCCCCCAAAATGTATAAAGCACCCACTATCAAACATCCTATAATATGAAAAAtaacataaaaatatatataaatacaatAAATTAAGAAACCACTTGTCACAATGTCTGGAGCGGCTCACAACCATGAGTGCCGACCTCAAGGCAGATTGTGAAATGGCAAGACAGACACCCCAAACAGACGGTAtggtctataattagatttcaccaactcagTAACAAGCATGCCCTCCAAAAGCACAACAGTAGTCTtactatgtatcagaggggtagctgtgttagtctggatctgtaaaaagcaacaaagagtcttgtggtaccttacagactaacagatgtattggagcataagctttcatgagtgaatgtgtctgacgaagcgggtattcactcagaaaagcttatgctccaattcatctgttagtctataaggtgccatatgACTCTTTGAGTCCTtactatggagtcacagacagtccccttggggactccagtctatcttgccacccaggcaagctggactatgtcatagatggtcactttacaccaaacatcacaacaatattcaggttactcccagtcccaaaggaccagtcacttacccaacAATCGTACTCAAAGACAACAcctgtagccagtcctgtaataaactaactcaAAAGTTACTAACtaagaaatgagagttatgtaCAAGATTACAACAGGTAAGCATACACACACAATGAGTTACAGACTTAGATTAAAAAAGGTAATACAAGTTTCTATAATAAGCAGCTGTGTATGTCTTTTAGGGCTGATCCATGCTAAGCAGCATGGGGATttcttgcttatgtttaggaatctttgtCCCTCAGAATCCAGACAGCATACAGAGACCCAATTcctccttgtcagggatttttattcccttcaccCCAGAATCCAAGTTGATGGGATGAGTTCATGCACAGATCTCACCTTCCTGGAGGGAGTAATGAATGAAACCAACAAGGTCTCTGTCCTTTGATGCTACACAATACCTCCTTTGCCTTCAATGGGCCATAGGACAAACACTTTACCctaattaatgcttcttttcctgtttaGTGAGTTACAAATGACAGAGGTTTACAATGCGATCACTCAATATTACTTTATTACCATggaatacagatattataagtaggattaatacaCGCAGCATCCTAGAAGCATTCCATAACtctaaaccagggatcggcaacctttggcatgcggcccatcagggaaatctgctggcagccTGGGACGGTTTgcttacctgcagcgtccgcagctcccactggccacggtttgctgttccaggccaatgggagctgctggaagcggcatgagccaagggatgtgctggccattgcttcccgcagcccctattggcctggaacagtgaactgccagtgggagctgcaattggccgaacctgcagacgccgcaagtaaacaaaccatcacagcctgccagcagatttccctgatgggccgcgtgccaaagattgcccatccctgctctaaacACATGCTTATAATTCTAATATCTACTTTAACTAACCCACacgtgagccagactggtttccagctattcatttgtcagtgttcagcgAGGCtctgggccttggcatgagctagcacagggatcggcaacctctggcacacggctcgccagggtaagcaccctgatgggccaggccactttgtttacctgccacgctGGCAGGTtaggccgattgcggctcccactggccacggtttgccgtcccaggccaatgggggtggcgggaagggcagccagcacatccctcggcctgtgtcacttccagcagcccctattggcctgggatggcaaaccgcagccagtgggagctgcgattggccgaacctgtgggtgcggcaggtaaacaaactggcctggcccgccagggtgcttaccctggcaagctgcgtgccagaggttgccgactcctgagcTAGCACCTTGTCTGCCACTGGCACACCTCTctctaaaaatgttaactatTAAAGCCAATTGAAAGGGCTTGAATAAAGGGAAGGGGGGAGGTGGAGAAGATAATAAATGGATCAAGAATGGGCATGCTAAAACATCTTTGGAGGAAAAAGCTTTAAGCCTATTTAAGATACAGCATCCATTCTTGGTGATATATGCTCAGGTGGTTGGATCTTGCATCTTGCTATTGCAACTATAAACAAAACTCATTAAGCACTTTAGAAAATAGCTAAAAATTACTCTTTGGTCCAAAGGGCAGCGTGAATATGATTTAATGTGATGGGAATGAACAAACTAAGAATTTTATCATGTGTTAGATTAAtttgctcttaaaaaaaattcaccaaAACATACATTTTTTAACCAGGTCTAATCTCTACCATCTCAAGATTCTTCTTTTGTGGGAAAAGGTACCTGAAGCTTTTCCAGTTGTCCCAATCCAGAAGAAACCACTGAATCTATCTCACTATCATGGGAAAACTGCCAAACAGCACCATAGAGATGCTTAAGAACCAAATGCTGCAGACCACTTTGCCTGCCCTCTACTTGTTCATCTTCACCATCAGCATTCCCCTCAACTCTATCTCTTTGTGGTTCCTTTGCCGCCACTCAAGGCCTTGGACACCCACCATCGTGTTTTCCATTAACCTGACAATCACGGACTTGCTGTACAGCATGCTCCTCCCTTTTCAGGTTGTCTACCACTTACGGGGAAATGACTGGCCCTTTGGACAGATTCTGTGCCGCATTGTATCTGTGCTATTCTATGCAAACATGCACTGTTCCATATTAACCATGATGAGCATCAGCATAGAGCGCTACCTGGGAATTGTTCACCCGCTGAAGCACAGGGCCATGAGACCCATCAGAACAGCTCTCCTGACATGCATCATCATTTGGATATTTATTTTACTGCTGCACTTTCCACTCATGAAGACAGAGCTAACCTTCTGGGTAGAGGAGCTGCAGATAACCACTTGTTTTGATATACTGCCCAAAGCTATGTTTCCTTCAAGAAATCATTTCATTGCTTATTTTGGCTCTCAAGTTCTTCTGTGCTTTCTCCTACCTTTGCTAATAATGGCATTCTGCTACACCTTAGTCATTCGAACTCTTCTTAATTCCCCTCCCACACAACTAAGGGAAATTAAGAAGCAGACAATTTACTTGATAATAGTGTTGCTTACAGTCTTTGTAGTGTGTTACGTGCCCAATATTGTGATATCAATCATCCATTTCATCTATAGTACCCAAAATAAGACTGCTTATGTGGAATATAAGCTGTCTCTGGCTTTGAATAGCCTTAATTGTTGCTTGGATCCActtgtttatttttttggttCCAAAGAGTTTCGACGAAAGATACAGAAGAAGCTCTGCAAATGCATACCTGATATATTCAATGAACCTCCCACCATGCTTTCAGAGCAAGATGTGCCAATAACATCCAGAGAACATgcacaaaataattaaaaactggATTTGATCTGGAACAGATTATATTAGTCATTGCACCAAATCATCATCCAGAGAGTTTAGAGGTTGTTCTATTTTAGAACACAGAACATCAAGAGATGCAGAAAAGCACACCAGGCAATATATTACCACAACTTATTCTGGAAACAAACCAGGCATTCAGGAAGGCTCAACGTGCATGGAAAAAGGCATATCTCATAGCTTGCTAAGGACAATGGATTATGGGACGTAAATTACTATAAATTAGGAACTCAAGAAATGTGTCAGTGCCAGGTACCTGCACTCCCTTGGAATGCGTTTCTGGAACATTTTCTAAAACCTGTTTTGCAGTTCagcatttctaaaataaataattgaCAGCAATAAAATAAACTCCACGTTTGTGAGGGGCAGAGGAATAGCTGAGCCTAAAATGATTCACATCCCTTGATTTAGGAGTAAGCAAAGACTGGTGATTAGCATCTGTAATAGAGGAAAAGCCAAAAGACATGCAGACGAGGTTTAATCTGGTCATGCAAATTTTATTTCCTCTTTATCAGTATTTACTTGACTGGCATATTCAGTCTTAAAGCATAAAACTTATGCTCCTTTTTCACTGACACTGCTTTGACAGGCTGTTTATAGACAAGGCCCATTTTACTATGCAATGCATT of the Gopherus flavomarginatus isolate rGopFla2 chromosome 1, rGopFla2.mat.asm, whole genome shotgun sequence genome contains:
- the LOC127039363 gene encoding P2Y purinoceptor 8-like; its protein translation is MGKLPNSTIEMLKNQMLQTTLPALYLFIFTISIPLNSISLWFLCRHSRPWTPTIVFSINLTITDLLYSMLLPFQVVYHLRGNDWPFGQILCRIVSVLFYANMHCSILTMMSISIERYLGIVHPLKHRAMRPIRTALLTCIIIWIFILLLHFPLMKTELTFWVEELQITTCFDILPKAMFPSRNHFIAYFGSQVLLCFLLPLLIMAFCYTLVIRTLLNSPPTQLREIKKQTIYLIIVLLTVFVVCYVPNIVISIIHFIYSTQNKTAYVEYKLSLALNSLNCCLDPLVYFFGSKEFRRKIQKKLCKCIPDIFNEPPTMLSEQDVPITSREHAQNN